From a single Planctellipticum variicoloris genomic region:
- the bshB1 gene encoding bacillithiol biosynthesis deacetylase BshB1 translates to MIEPLDVLVIAPHPDDAEISVGGTILVSRRQGLRVGVVELTDGEPTPFGSPEIRARETAASTEILGLDWRHNLGLPNRSLEHTLEARRALATVFRQTRPKLLLAPYWEDAHPDHVVATQLIDAARFWSKLSRTDMPGEPWHPPRILYYWSIHLRIHPQPACVIDISDVIEEKMAAIRCYESQFFAGRPQTFPTPLDDIRDRARYWGWSIGAAFGEPLGSREQLPLDGLRSLVGKP, encoded by the coding sequence ATGATCGAACCGCTGGACGTCCTGGTCATCGCCCCGCACCCCGACGACGCGGAAATCAGCGTCGGCGGAACCATCCTCGTCTCGCGACGGCAGGGACTGCGCGTGGGGGTCGTCGAACTCACCGACGGGGAACCGACGCCGTTCGGTTCCCCGGAAATTCGCGCCCGCGAGACGGCCGCCTCGACGGAGATCCTCGGCCTCGACTGGCGTCACAACCTGGGCCTTCCCAACCGCTCATTGGAGCACACGCTGGAAGCTCGCCGGGCGCTGGCGACGGTCTTCCGACAGACCCGCCCGAAGCTGCTGCTGGCCCCCTACTGGGAAGACGCCCATCCCGACCACGTCGTGGCCACGCAACTGATCGACGCGGCCCGCTTCTGGTCAAAGCTCTCCCGGACCGACATGCCCGGCGAGCCCTGGCACCCGCCCCGGATTCTCTATTACTGGAGCATCCACCTGCGGATTCACCCCCAGCCCGCCTGCGTGATCGATATCAGCGACGTCATCGAAGAGAAAATGGCCGCCATCCGCTGCTACGAAAGCCAGTTCTTCGCCGGCCGCCCGCAGACATTCCCCACCCCGCTGGACGACATCCGCGACCGCGCCCGCTACTGGGGCTGGTCGATCGGCGCCGCCTTCGGAGAACCGCTCGGCAGCCGCGAACAGTTGCCGCTGGATGGCCTCCGCTCGCTCGTGGGGAAGCCATGA
- a CDS encoding formylmethanofuran dehydrogenase subunit A yields MTLLCLQGGNLYDPRHGIDGEVRDLWIEDGRIVATPADAARRADRTIDARGLVVMPGGVDMHCHIAGPKVNSARKMLPEDRRNGEVFPRRGRFRSGTIGSMPSTFATGYLYTGMGYTTAFDAAIPPLAARHVHEEFQDIPLLDKGFLVLMGNNHFAMRQIADKEPALLKAYMAWLLKSARGYGIKIVNPGGVENWKSGRLNVSSVDDDVAGFGITPRAILRELATACDELKLPHPVHIHGNNLGLPGNWSTTLETMQALEGRRGHLTHIQFHSYGGDAAEQATFCSKVPELAAYVNAHPNLSVDVGQVMFGKTTSMTGDGPLGYYLHRVTGGKWFSGDLELESGCGIVPIQYKQKSFVHALQWAIGLEWYLLVDDPWRIAMSTDHPNGASFLAYPEIIALLMDRGLRQDFLATLPEKLRTHCTLADLAREYTLNEIAIITRAAPARMLGLDRKGHLGIGADADVTVYSPQDDRQRMFELPRYVIKSGEVVLDDGELRDDPPGRTLHVESAYDHDIEPHIARWFADYSTVQFANYPVQDHELGPNELLEVDASSPSPSA; encoded by the coding sequence ATGACGCTGCTCTGTCTCCAGGGAGGAAATCTCTACGACCCGCGCCACGGGATCGACGGCGAAGTCCGCGATCTCTGGATCGAAGACGGCCGGATCGTAGCAACGCCCGCGGACGCTGCCCGCCGGGCCGATCGCACCATCGATGCCCGTGGCCTGGTCGTCATGCCGGGCGGCGTCGATATGCACTGCCACATCGCCGGCCCCAAGGTCAACTCGGCCCGCAAGATGCTCCCCGAAGACCGCCGGAATGGCGAAGTCTTTCCCCGTCGCGGCCGGTTTCGCTCGGGGACCATCGGCAGCATGCCCAGCACCTTCGCCACGGGCTACCTCTATACCGGCATGGGCTACACCACGGCGTTCGATGCCGCCATTCCCCCGCTCGCCGCCCGCCACGTCCACGAAGAGTTTCAGGATATCCCGCTCCTCGACAAGGGCTTCCTGGTCCTGATGGGGAACAATCATTTCGCGATGCGGCAGATCGCGGACAAAGAACCGGCCCTGCTGAAGGCCTACATGGCCTGGCTGCTGAAATCCGCCCGCGGCTACGGCATCAAGATCGTCAATCCGGGGGGCGTCGAGAACTGGAAGTCGGGCCGGCTCAACGTCTCATCGGTCGATGACGACGTCGCCGGCTTCGGTATCACCCCCCGCGCCATTCTGCGGGAGCTCGCCACCGCCTGCGACGAACTGAAGCTGCCCCACCCGGTCCACATTCACGGCAATAACCTTGGCCTGCCCGGGAACTGGTCCACGACGCTCGAAACCATGCAGGCCCTCGAAGGCCGGCGCGGGCATCTGACACACATTCAGTTCCACAGCTACGGCGGCGACGCCGCGGAGCAGGCGACCTTCTGCTCGAAAGTCCCGGAACTCGCCGCCTATGTGAACGCCCACCCGAATCTGTCGGTCGACGTCGGCCAGGTGATGTTCGGCAAGACCACGTCCATGACCGGCGACGGGCCCCTCGGCTACTACCTGCACCGCGTCACCGGGGGCAAATGGTTCAGCGGCGACCTCGAACTCGAATCCGGCTGCGGCATCGTCCCGATCCAGTACAAGCAGAAGAGCTTCGTCCACGCCCTGCAGTGGGCGATCGGGCTGGAGTGGTATCTGCTGGTCGACGACCCCTGGCGGATTGCGATGAGCACCGACCACCCCAACGGCGCCAGCTTCCTCGCCTACCCCGAAATCATCGCGCTGCTGATGGACCGCGGCCTGCGACAGGATTTTCTGGCAACGCTGCCGGAAAAGCTCCGGACGCATTGCACGCTCGCCGACCTCGCCCGCGAATACACGCTGAACGAGATCGCCATCATCACCCGGGCCGCCCCGGCCCGGATGCTGGGACTGGACCGCAAAGGACACCTGGGAATCGGCGCCGACGCCGACGTCACAGTTTATTCGCCCCAGGATGACCGCCAGCGGATGTTCGAGCTGCCGCGGTATGTGATCAAGTCCGGCGAAGTCGTTCTCGACGACGGCGAACTCCGCGACGATCCCCCCGGCCGGACCCTGCACGTCGAGTCAGCCTACGACCACGACATCGAACCGCACATCGCCAGATGGTTCGCCGACTACTCCACCGTCCAGTTCGCCAATTACCCGGTCCAGGATCACGAACTCGGACCCAACGAGTTGCTTGAGGTGGACGCGTCGTCTCCATCGCCCAGTGCGTAA